Genomic segment of Dromiciops gliroides isolate mDroGli1 chromosome 3, mDroGli1.pri, whole genome shotgun sequence:
GGCAAATGTATCAACATAGgaataatcatctttttaaaattctagttgGATTTTAGATATTTGAACACTTGTGCAAACACCTTATGGGTGTCTAGAAAGTAAAAAGGCTGATAACTTTGAGGCAGCTAAGTTGTAAAGCAGGCATTGGATCTGCAGTAAGGACCTACATTCAACTTTCAGTTCTCACAAGTTTATCACCTCTtgtaccttgggcaaatcattgtgTTCTCTGAGagttatctgtaaaaagagagttTTGAATGAGATGACCTCATAAAAGTCTTGTCTAGTTGCAAATATTATGACCCTACAAACATTACTGTGATTTCTGTGGAATTCTTAAATGTTTAAAGCATCAATATGTAGCAAGTTGGATGTACATTATGGAAAATGTAAAAAACACTGTagatctgttatttttttctaaattatagtTATTTTACTGTGACTATATagcatatattattttaaaatttaatcagaTTTAtggtttatattatttttaaggaggcatttctaaaattataagCAAACCAGTTTTCTAAGAAACTGcaattctcatccttctccctattttctctctcctccatatATCATTCTCTACAACTGAAGTTGCAGCAGAAATATAGTGTTTCATTATGCAGTATGTTTTAATTCAAGAAGTCTAGCATTCAAAAGAACTCAACCTAAAACTAGCATATGCTGCCACCAAGTGTTGGTACTAGACCTGTTGTTGTCAGTATGGAAACCCAGAAAAGAAGATATTTTAGCTGAAATCCACATTAGAACTACTTTTTTaaacaagttttaaaattttgtaataCTTAAAGTAGGTGGATTTTTTCATATTACTGGAAAATATATTAACCAAACATTGGTTTTCTTCATTTACagctttcttttaaataatcCCAACTAGTGACTTTGCCTTTTCTGGTGTCTTTCCTATATGGCTCCAAAAAAGTTTGAACCTATAGTGTACAGTAAAAATTAGATACAGTATCGGAAAGAAGTCCTTATTTTGtatttctgactttttttctcctttcagaaaAATTAGTTTTCTACTATGCATGGGAATATACATTTAGAGATATGAAGAATATTCTCCCTTATTTTGAGGTCTTCATCCCAGTTTTCCTGCCTTAGGAAACCACATTTTTTTCGGCCATTGGAGAATGAATACAGTAATATCTTAGACTTTGCCATAGCTCAATATAATAACAGTATGTCACCCTTAAAAACAAAgatgatcattttaaaattttcgtCAATTTTTATCAAATGGATTTAAGCACCTTGCACAGTTGATAATCTTTGTCTTAAGAAGCTGTAGTAGCTATAGGACAGTAAGAAAATTTGATTTGAGTAGAATActgtatttggaggggtttgtgTTTCTTTTCAGAGCCTTGTACTTAACTGTTGTGAGACTTATGATTTGGTGGAACATTCCATGTTTAAACTTGGTTTTGGTCCTTAATTTGTCTTGAGTTTAGGGGTTTGTGAAtactataaattctttttttaccttttatagGTTTGGATAAATACATCGGACATTATTTTGGTTGGTCTCCGAGACTATCAGGTGAATATTTactattatttaatttgtttacTGATATCCTTGTTAACAACTTTTCAGAGAAACTAAGAACTTAACAGGCACCTTCTTGACCAAATGAATGATCTAGAAAGCCCTGAATTCTCTCTGACAATGATCTTGTGATAcattttttctctgtgtgttGAATACACTCTGAAAAGCAGTGCTTTTATTTCCTTATCATAAAACTCCTCTAACCTACTCTCAGAATGTCTCAGAATAGCATGAATGTGTTTGTCCTAGACATGTCTTTGCTACTATGATATGACTTTGTCATATTGCCCATCAGcttttatctttccagtctcaaGGATCTTTATTCTTTGTGTCTATCCTATGGAATTCAATTCCTCACTTGATCAGTCTGTAATTTAGTTGCTTTCTGTAAACAGATTAATTAGCTACAGTTATGTTTAAAAACTATTCATTGGAacaatttatttttcaagttGAAAATCTCACTTTCTTTAGAAAGAGTAATATatttatcaacaagcatttttagtGCCTCCTGTTTGGTCAGGCATTCAGCTAGGGTCCTGAGGGttcagataaaaaaatgaaaccatctgtAAGCTTCTCACAAGGAAAAAGTGCATACATACATTTTTGTAGTAtgcatataaagaaaataaatacatgggAAGGCACTAGGAATTGGGGATTCAGGAATGATAAAAATTCCTGTTTACAATGGCTTCAAGACATCTAATGCCAATATATATTATGGAAATAGACAACACATTTCATGTGTATTTTTCAAGTTCttttgatagctttttttttttttaagtacattcACTTTCAGTGTAGTCCACTCCAATTATTATAGTCTGTGGAAATTCTGTAGCCATAATCCCATACTACTAGGAGGAGGGAAATATTTTTTCTGTGGTCTAGATCCAAGATTGGTTCAATTAGGTGCTAATATTTCTCAGTTTGTATGCATTAGCTCCTTCCTGCTTTGTGATAAATACTTTAGGAATATGTAGATAGAAGCTTAAAAGGGGGTGAAAGGGTTACTTAAGATAGAAGCTTTAAAAGGGGAGAGAAGGCATTCCAGAatgaaggaaatgaatttacCATTTCTGTTTTTCAGAAACAGTTTGAAAGACATTTATAAAGCTAGTAGTGAATTTTGATTTAGCCAATTTTGAGTGTTTTATGTTGTTTTAAAGGATAACAAAGCTGATGTTATACTAAAATACAATGCGGACGAAGCAAGAAGTTTAAAGGCATACGGAGAACTTCCAGAGCATGGTAAGAAAGTGATATCTATAAATCTTTACCTGCTTGTCTTTCTGTAATTTAgggtaaaaaataaattaaaacatcaCTTTTACATATAACTTTCTACTTCACGTACAGAAGTAATTCCAAACAAGCAGTGATTCCTAGAATACCACTTATAGTAATTATTTGTGGGACTTCTATTCCCATATGATATCTCTGACCTTCAAGACAATGTTGCTAAAGTGATAATTTGGGGAAATGACAGAGTAAGGCATTTAAACAAATTCTCTTCAAGAGTTAGTCCATGCCTAAACTGAGCAAGAACATGAGGTAATTTAATGTTGGCATTGAATTTTTATAGGATAACCCTAACTTGAGTTATCCTAATATAGTGAACTCCAGtaggatttttgttcttttagcttttctttttctttttctttttctttttctttttttttttgcggggcagtgggggggggtcaagtgacttgcccagggtcacacagctagtaagtgttaagtgtctgaggccggatttgaactcaggtactcctgactccagggccggtgcttttccactgcgccacctagtcgcccctgcCTTTCTAATATAGTGGGGTTTTTTCCCAAATTAAGAAAAATTGATATTCCTTTGTGATGCTGGATTATATATGGATACCATTGCCATAAACCTCAAGGGGAATAGCTGTTGTTATATGGCATTGTTAAATATAGCTGGCTAGAGATGTTTGTGTTTTGATTGATTTGGAATTATTTGTcttgtgaatatatatatttatactattAAATGATTTATAAGGTGTTGTATTTGATGGGAACATTTTTAATGATGTATAATATGAATttgagttttttttgttgttgttgttttttaatagctAAAATCAATGAAACAGACACATTTGGTCCTGGAGATGATGATGAAATCCAGTTTGATGATATCGGGGATGATGATGAAGACATTGATGATGTATGTGTTCAAATAATCCTTAAAAAGAAACACTTGATCTTCATATTATTTCATCTAAATATGTTCCAAGATTTAAACTAGTAcagttaaaatattattttaaaatactggcagagaaattaaaacattaaCTTACTCAATTTAGTGGGGGGGTTTTAAAGTCCATCAAATATTTTATCTGAAAaggtcagttttctttttgaCAATCAAATGCAAGACAATTAATAACAGTTCCATACTCTAATCCCTTATGTTTGACTCTCATAAGAACCCTGGAAAAGATGGTCAGGGATATCGTCATTGCCCTTTctacataagaaaactgaagttcagagataTTAGATTGTCCAAGGTTATATGCCTAGTAAATGACAGATCCACAATCCTTGTTTCCTAATTCCTTATTCTTACTATTGTACCATACTCCTTTTCTAACAAGTCTTTTATTATAACCTGTAAATACAGTCAATATATCCTTCGAAGATAAAAGTGGTATAAAAACTAGTTGACTAAATTTTTATTAGCTCCTTGTTATATGTAAAGTATAATGCGATCTCAACAGAGAACTCCGTTTTAAACATaaacatatttaatatatatgctagataattttatataaatatttcacATAAATGCTGCACTAATATTCtatcatttatttgtatattctACTTCACAGAATATACTAATACCTAATACTAATAactagttgatttttttaacagacttctcccttttcttgtcatgtgtgtgtatatgtgtatatgaaagtGGACCCAAAGCTTGTTTAAATGTAAGAATGTTGCCACAATTACTAAACCAAATAAgtctttttaagtttaaaaagtgTATATTATTTTTGCAAAACGTTCCAGTGCCATAGTGcctgagaaaaaatattttattaccttTGTCCTGTTGCTATATTTGAATGAAATCTTAAGTTTTTCTTAATAAGATTGTTGAGGTCCCCCCCTAAAAAAGGCTAAATTTGGATGGTGTTACAAAGTcccctttttgtgtgtttttgggAGGAACTGATAAAATTTTGCTTCCTGTGTGAACTAGAGGATTGGAGAAAGTAGTTAATTTGACCTTTAAGGagtagtagaatttttttttttttaagtgaggcaattggggttaagtgacttgcccagggtcacacagctagtaagtattaagtgtctgaggccggatttgaacacaggtactcctgaatccagggccggtgctctatccactgcgccacctagctgccccaggagtagTAGAATTTTAGATTGAAAAGGAACTGGGAAGCAaggacaaagaatatttttactcCAAGCATGAGGCAAAATATGAAGTCAGGAATAACCTTGCTGTGTTTGAATGGAGACTGACTTGACAGACTGGGATAGAAGATTGATGTTGGGGAATAATAGCAGACAATTTTGGAAAGATATGTAGAGGATAAATTGTCACAGAACTTGCAGGCTAAAAAGTTTGACTTAAGCTGTGACCAGCAGGAAGTGGCATACAAATCAGTATATATGGGAAATTAAAAGTGGCATCAATTTTAGGGTGAATTGGGAAAGGCTGTGGTCAAGAAGCCCACATGGTAAACTACTGGAGTAGTCCTAACCTGGATTAGGCTAGTAGAAAATGAAATGGACAGCAAAAGATGGTTTCAGGATATGTTCAGTACTTGAGTTCATCAGCAAGTACTCTCCCTATACCATCATAGATCACAAACATGCTATGTTTTAGTAGGGGATCATTAAGCGGCTGTGGCAGAGAAGTTCATTTCCCTGTCATTAACCAAGTGATgagtttttttttcaggttagttAGATTGGTATAAGATACAGTATatggagagaaaatggaaaagacttggtaattatatttaaatttatttatttttgcagggcagtgaggatgcgactttcccagggtcacacaactagtgtctagtatctgaggccggatttgaacccagggccagtgctttattcacttagccacctagctgcccaattagtTATATTTAGGTTAATTGAGttacagatgattcccaaattaATCTTGGAACAATTAATAATGCCAAATTGCAAGATGAGGCCTTAGGAGAAGGAGCTGGTTGGCAGGGTTTAAGATGATCAGGATAGCATGATTTCAGTTATATTGGATTTGAGGCCCAGCGTTTTtgaattgtaaaataaaaatgattcttGATGTCATGAGAGTGAATGATTTTGCCTGATGCagagtatagagaaagaaaccaaAGAGCCATGAACTTCTCtatagtttgggggttttttccccttctttggcCAGAAGAAGCTCTGTTGCAACTGGTATATGAAATAAAGGAAGTTGTACCTTTCTGCCTTGACATCAGCACCCACACTTTGTTTCTCAAgtcccttttctgattctttagGAAAGAACCTTCAATAAATAAGACTTTTCATATCTACaagtcaccaaacatttattaagtacttaattatgtgccagacactgcttaGTCTTAAATAGCTAAGTCTGCAAAACAGGTCAAGGATacttaaagattttatttcctcagtTCTTCTAGAAACAGTAGGCAGAtgggtaaggggaaaaaaaagtgatgaagaaatgGCTAAGTATTTTGGGTGTTGGAGAAAATGCATTGCCCCCTTTTCTTTAATATCCCCATAACCCCTTGTAAGTTAATTCAATAAGTACTTTATTAAATAATCCAGCTGTGTAGCAGGGCAGGTGCTGAAGCATGATCAAACAAAAAACTTAGAATTTAGTACAAAGACATAACTGTAAAACATTATAGGttcattaaaaaatggaaattcttgTCATCTGAGGAGTTGCATACCTTTTAAATTCTGCTCTCCAAAGTCTGACCAGGTATACCTAATCTTTGTTGCTGGTTGGCCTCAGGATTGGATCTGAGAAAGAACTCTATTAGAGCTAAGCATGCTAACAAATTATAAAAGTTTGTATAATCCTAGTTCTCTACCATCATATAATTTTGGGGATAGCAGATGCGAAATTTTATTAAGAATTTCAAACGTAAATAAATACTCAAGTCTGGGTTTAATGTCTATACATAGATATTAAAATAAAGTGTTTACTTTTAAAACATCTGGGATGAATGGAAGTATTTGTTAGACATACTTTTATATTCCAACAAAATTGATTCTATAAATAATTATTAGTGTGGGTTTTTAACcatcaaataatatattttatgttagAAAATAAGATAATGATTATGGTTGTTTAAAACGGaatccttttgttttgattctcttTATTTACAGATCTAAATTGAACTCTACGTTTACATTCCGATTTTTCTGAGGATTGTTCTACTTTGatattttcatttggatttttggCCGAGTCCCATCCTGTTAAGAAGAATGAAACTTCACTAGTATGAGTGCAGCTTGTTAAACCAGACATttattttcaatgtttgttttaaaatatttatatttctttaaaaactgaTAATGCTGAATTACCTTAAGCAAAATGTTAAGCCCATTTTTGGTGAATTAGATCTTCAACGTTTGGGTAAAGAACCATAACATCTATttggttggtgttttttttttttaaatgcattactGCCTTTCCTATTTTGACCACCTCACTTCTAGTAAATTGATGTTTTGAATAAATTGTTTGCCCTATGATTATCATGGATTAGAATTAAATCCCTAGTTTGAATTTGTGTCTTTTCACTGTACAGAGTCTTTCTGTATGTTCCAGTTACTTATAACTTCACTTGAGTTTTTGATAaaatttaagggaggcagaaatctgcaTTTAAAGTCATAATGCATGGGTctgttttttcatattttaatagcTTGTGGCTATTTTTATACTGATTTTGATATTACACACATTCAGTAATCTCATCTGTTGCCACCATAAAGAAGTAAACTCTAAAAGAAGCATTTCAAAAATGCAggtattttaaaactatttttaatttgTAAGATTAGTAGTTGCAGAAATTGAACACTGGGTGGCACCCAGTTACCTTAAAACATCAGATATAGTCATACGTTagttgcagatttttttttttgtatcgaACAATGCCAAGAAAGtttcccaaacaaaaaaaataaatggttaatTATCTTTTAAAGGTAAACATGTAGAATATTTTTGCAGTACAAAGGGGTTatgttttaaatgtcattttatctTAAGCTTTAGAAGACATGTACCTTGCTAGATAAAATTTTCTATAGGTTATGTACATTTAAATTACGATGTATAAATGAAAATTGATGTCAACTTCTAAAAATTAAGTTTTTGTCCAAAATTAACCTAAAGGGgtggagaaaacaaagaaaagacagaCTCCAATTTCTGAATGGAAGAGCCACTCCTTAGAAGTCTAATAAAGACTAATCATTATGTGGAGATGAACATATTTTAGCCTTTGTGTTTTAGGATGTGTTTTGTTATGCATACATATTTTGTACCTTactggaatttattttattttatttttggtctgcACCTGTGATTCAATTGGTGTATGAAACTTCCTCTCCCATTACAGATGGGTACCTGTTACACAGTTTTACGGTTTTGGAGAGttgtctgggacactgagaagttaagtgacttgatctgTGTTAGAGgcagaaatttgaacccaagtcttccaatgtcaagactggcactctatccactgtaacactcTGCCTCTAACTCAAAATTTATAGATCTTTATTTCCCCCAGCacgctttttaaaaaatcattgtcaGTTATGATAAGtcatatttctatagtacttttaaggtttacaaagtgctttcctcacttcagttctgtgaggtaggtagtgcagctATCCCCACTTTGTAGTAATTAAGGCTACTCAGAGTTTGTGATTTTGCcatggtcataaagctagtaagtgttagagccaggatttgaacttaggtctctttATTTCcatgtccagtgttctttccacaccatgctgcctctcaactAATAGTCATGAAGTCATGTTAAGGGCTGGACTATATAAGGATACAATAAGCCACATTCTTATCCTATGCAATTCtaaggaagaaaatcaaatgtGTAGTTTGAGAAACTTACATCTATTTTGGTCCCCTGTgatcttataaatgaggaaaaatacaatgaaatggaGGGAAggctttatcttttctttttaaacaagtCAAAATACACCACAccaactttattattatttcctttgctAAACATCAAATATTGGTAATAAGAATTCTGTGAGTCAAGGAGGTATAATAATAAAACCTGGTTTTCTTTATTCTGTAtctagggaaaggaaaatagAGCATAGAGACAACTCAGTTTTTCCTTCCTTAATTGCATATACCTAAGTATCACTAGTTAATAAGTGAGTGAACCTGAGATAGGTAATTACCTGTTGGGCAAATGGGGAAGGGATTtttggtttgcttactaatacatGTAGGAAATGGTGCTAAaggctctttttgtgatgatcaTTTACTTGTGTGGTGGGAATTCCATGGTAAACATACTGCCTATGGAGAATTTTATCCAGATCATGAGATGAATTGCTATCAGGTATAATGTtaatgccttgctgaaaatatatatctatatccatgtgtagatatagatatccTCTTCATAGGGATGTATAAATAGCAGATTTGTTCATTAGGGTGTAAATTAATCGTTGTTTACCTTAGAACTCCACAAGCACCTTTATGTGAATGATATGTCTATGAATTTCATCaggtattttaaaattctctacattttgcatttcacacaTTTATAAATGCATTTTTCTGCCAATTCCTTTAAGGAAGGCATAAATTCTACAAAAGGTTTTTAATAGACTCTGAATGAGACTCTGACTTAGGAATTTTCCTGTGGCTACTTAACCCATGCATGCATAACAAATATCTAAAGTTATTTGCTATGCCCAGACTAATGTCCATAACTTACAGACCCTTGGTTTTAGTGCTTTCAGTCAATGCACAGTAAGATATCCTGGTTCTAAGTTTGAATCTGTTTGATCTAGGATTGAAGTCATTGGGTTTAAAGTTTGGTTGATAAGCAACTCATTTTAGAAAACTGTTTAGATTGGTTATGGGATTTTCATAAGGGTATTTTTgctgattaactttttttttcctgattaacTTTTTTATATGAAATGGGAGTATTCGGTAGAACTCACTATTACATTCTTTGATTTCTGCAAcactatatacatgcatattatgGTATACacagagaaaatttttaaatgtgagaACATTTTGGGCAGTATATATGGTGCTGAtgaatttgagaaatggtcaaattgTCTTTGTTATTGATAATGCATTTGGTTAGATGAGTGCATCTTTAAGTGCACTTTTTTTGCACTATTGATCTTTCTTCCTCACCTCATTAAGAGTGTAGATATACTATATCACTAAAGTGACTGGATGGCCAAATTA
This window contains:
- the EIF1AX gene encoding eukaryotic translation initiation factor 1A, X-chromosomal, with translation MPKNKGKGGKNRRRGKNENESEKRELVFKEDGQEYAQVIKMLGNGRLEAMCFDGVKRLCHIRGKLRKKVWINTSDIILVGLRDYQDNKADVILKYNADEARSLKAYGELPEHAKINETDTFGPGDDDEIQFDDIGDDDEDIDDI